Proteins co-encoded in one Candidatus Thiodictyon syntrophicum genomic window:
- a CDS encoding IS1380 family transposase encodes MAESTPVQLRFPPIDGLTVRGDFDGGALSSDFGPLILRGVDRQIGLTERLAAAFDDQRHPSYITHPARDLIAQRVYQIACAYEDGNDANALRSDPMFKLALERRPLDRENDLASAPTISRLENAATTKDIYRMAQGYVDQFIASYATPPSIIVIDMDHSEDATHGQQEFSFYNHHYGSHCYLPLFLFEGLSGNFITAALRPGKRPTGAENAMIIRRVLKRLRAAWPQTHIVLRGDGHFSNPELMQLALDDPHADFIFGLSNNKVLARFAQPYLEANRRTHAIRCQNAERLGQSEPVHTRTYHELDYAAGSWPQPFRVVLKAEVMGFDDNPRFVVTSLRLPTPENLYRDLYCARGQDENFIKKMKNDLASDRTSDHSFLANHMRLFFSCGAYVLHQALRTEVLVHTELAQAQPATVIIKLFKIAVRVVQYKDRIRLQLPTHCPVKDLLHRVTELLFLARPPGPLIS; translated from the coding sequence ATGGCAGAGTCTACCCCAGTCCAGTTGCGTTTTCCTCCCATCGACGGCTTGACCGTGCGCGGGGACTTCGATGGCGGAGCGCTGTCGTCGGATTTCGGCCCCCTGATCCTGCGCGGTGTCGACCGCCAGATCGGGCTGACCGAGCGCCTGGCCGCCGCCTTTGACGACCAGCGTCACCCCAGCTACATCACGCATCCAGCGCGTGACCTCATCGCCCAACGCGTGTATCAGATCGCCTGCGCCTATGAGGATGGCAACGACGCCAACGCGCTGCGGAGTGATCCGATGTTCAAGCTCGCACTGGAGCGTCGGCCCCTGGACCGCGAGAACGATCTGGCCAGCGCCCCGACGATCTCACGCCTGGAGAATGCGGCCACCACCAAAGACATCTACCGCATGGCCCAGGGCTACGTCGATCAATTCATCGCCAGTTATGCCACGCCGCCGAGCATCATCGTGATCGACATGGATCACTCTGAGGACGCCACGCACGGTCAGCAGGAGTTCAGTTTCTACAACCACCACTACGGCAGTCATTGCTACCTGCCGTTGTTTCTCTTCGAGGGACTCTCCGGGAACTTCATCACCGCCGCCCTGCGTCCCGGCAAGCGCCCGACGGGGGCCGAAAACGCCATGATCATCCGGCGCGTGCTCAAACGCTTGCGGGCGGCCTGGCCGCAGACCCACATCGTGCTGCGCGGCGATGGGCATTTCTCCAACCCGGAGCTGATGCAGCTGGCGCTTGACGACCCGCACGCCGACTTCATCTTCGGCCTCAGTAATAACAAGGTGTTAGCGCGCTTCGCACAGCCGTATCTGGAGGCCAATCGCCGCACGCATGCCATCCGGTGTCAGAATGCCGAACGCCTGGGCCAGTCGGAGCCGGTGCATACCCGCACCTACCATGAACTGGACTATGCGGCCGGCTCCTGGCCGCAACCCTTCCGGGTCGTGCTCAAGGCCGAGGTCATGGGTTTCGACGACAATCCCCGCTTCGTCGTCACCTCCCTGCGCCTGCCCACCCCGGAGAACCTCTATCGCGATCTCTATTGCGCGCGCGGCCAGGATGAGAATTTCATCAAGAAGATGAAAAACGACTTGGCCAGCGACCGCACCTCCGACCACAGCTTTCTGGCCAATCATATGCGCCTGTTCTTCTCCTGCGGCGCCTATGTGTTGCACCAAGCGCTACGCACCGAGGTCCTGGTCCATACCGAACTGGCCCAGGCCCAGCCCGCCACGGTCATCATCAAATTGTTCAAGATCGCCGTGCGCGTGGTGCAATACAAAGACCGCATCCGCCTCCAGCTGCCGACCCACTGCCCGGTCAAGGATCTGTTGCATCGGGTGACCGAACTCTTGTTCTTGGCCCGGCCGCCGGGACCGCTCATCTCCTGA